The segment TTGTCCACCAGCTTGAAGGCCCGCTCCGCCAGGGGGTGGAGGGGGTCGTAGCTTTCCAGGGCCGGGAGCTCCACGGGCTCGTAGCCGTGGCGCAGGAAAAGCTCCCGTAGCCTCCCCATGAGCTCGGCCTTGAGCCGGGCCTCTGGGGGGAGCAAAAACCGGGTGCCCTCGGGGATCATTCCTTGACCAGGATCTCCACGCTGAGGATCTTGTCCCGCTCCCGCCCGGCTCCCGGGCCTTCCGTGGGGGTGAGGCGCCTGACCACCTCCATGCCTTCCGCCACCTGGGCGAAGAGGGTGTACTGCCCGGTGAGGTGGGGGGTGGGGGCCAGGGTGATGAAGAACTGGCTTCCGTTGGAGTTGGGGTCTTGGGTGCGGGCCATGCCCACCATCCCTTCCCGGTCAAAGGCCAGCCCCGGAGCGATCTCCAGGCCGAAGGCGTAGCCGGGCCCGCCCCGCCCCGTGCCCGTGGGGTCTCCGGTCTGAGCCACGAAGCCGGGGATCACCCGGTGCCACTCCACCCCCTCGAAGTAGCGGTGGAGGGCCAGGAAGACGAAGGAGTTCACCGTGTTGGGGGCCTCCTTCTCCAGGAGGTCCAGAAGGATATCCCCTTTGCTGGTTTTGAGGCGGGCGTAGTAGTCCTTGCCGGGCTCCAAAACGGCTTCCGGGGCCTTGAAGGAGCGCACCGGCTTCTCGGAGAGGTAGGGGAGGGGCTTCATGCTCTCACCTTTACAGGCGCCGAGGACGACCAAGAGGCCAAGAAGAAGCGCGCGCACCCCCATAGCCTACACCCGGGGCAGGGTGATACCCCTTTGCCCCTGGTACTTCCCTTGGCGGTCCTTGTAGGTGGTTTCGGGCCTGGGGCCCTCCAAGAAGACGATCTGCACGATGCCCTCGTTGGCGTAGACCTTGGCGGGCAGGGGGGTGGTGTTGGAAATCTCCAGGGTCACGTGCCCTTCCCAGCCCGGTTCTAAGGGGGTCACGTTGGCCACGATGCCGCACCGGGCGTAGGTGCTCTTGCCTAGGGCGATGGCGATGACGTTTTCCGGCATGCGGATGTACTCCACGCTTCGGGTGAGGGCGAAGGAGTTGGGGGGGATGATGACCTCCTCCCCCTCGTACTCCACAAAGCTTCTCGGGTCAAAGCCCTTGGGGTCCACCACGGTGGAGAAGACGTTGGTGAAGATCTTCCACTCGGGGGCGGCCCGGAGGTCGTAGCCGAAGCTGGAAAGCCCGTAGCTGATCACCCCTTCCCGCACCAGCCTTTCCTCAAAGGGCTCGATCATGCCCTTTTTGGCCATCTCCCGGATCCACCAGTCCGGCTTAATCATGCCTTCAACTATACCCGTTAGACTGGCCTTATGCGGAAGCTTTGGCCCCTCTTCCTCCTCCTCGTCGCCTGCGGCACCCAAGACTCCACGGGGGTGGGAATGGAACCCTTGCGCCTCACCAGCACCAGCCTTCCTCCCGCCTACCTGGGGGAGGCCTACACCGCCACCTTCAGCGCCGAAGGGGGGGTACGGCCCTACACCTTTAGCCTCGAGGGCAAACTCCCCCAAGGCCTGGCCTTCCAAGGCGGGCGGATCACCGGGGTACCCAGGGAGAAGGGCCAGTTTCCCGTTACCCTCACCGTGGAGGATGGGGCCAAGAACAGCCGGGTCCAGCGGCTTACCCTCACGGTATCCGACCCACCCCCGCCCAGGCTTACCCTAGTGGCCCCGCCGGCCCAGGTGGAGGGGCCCTTTTTGCTCTTGGGCCGGGTGGAGGTACGGGAGACCTTGGGCTTTCAGCTGGAGCTTCCCCTAAGGGATCTGAACCCGGATCTTGCCAGCTTGAAGGTGGTGAGCCCCGTGTACCTCCTGGATTACGATGCGGAGGCAGGGCTTTTGCGCCTGGATGTGGCCTTCGCCAGACCCCTAAAGGACCAGGAGGCCTTCCACCTCCTCCTCACCCCGCAGAAGGCCCTTACCCCCAGGTTTTCCCCCCGGGTGGTCTTCTACGACAAGGAAGGGAAGCCCCTGGGGGAGGCCTTGAAGCGGGGCAGGCCCTTTGCCGACCTCCTGCAACTGGCCCAGAACTGGGGCAAGGAGGGGAAGGAGCTCAAAGGGGACCTGAACGGGGACGGCAAGGTGGACGGCGCCGATCTCCAGGCTCTGGGGCAGGGGTACTACCTCAAAGCTTCTCCGCCCCCACCTGCAGGAGGCGAGGGCAGCCAAGGCCAGGGAGAGGGGAATGCCCCGTGAGGTCTAGGGTCCGGCCCCTTCGCCCGGAGGACCTTCCCACCTACTTGGCGTTGCGCCTTGCCCTCTGGCCCGAGGGTGGGGATGACCTAAAGGAGGTGGAGGGCCTGCTTCAAGACCCCGACCAGGCAGCCTTTGGGGCCGAAGTGGAGGGGCAGCTGGTGGGCTTCGTGGAGGCTTCCTTGCGCCCTTACGCCGAGGGGTGCGACACCCGCCCCGTGGGCTACCTGGAGGGCTGGTACGTGGCCCCGGAATGGCGGGGGCAAGGGATAGGCCGTGCCCTTGCGGAAGCCGCGGAGGCCCGGGCTCGGGCGAGGGGGTGCCGGGAGATGGCCTCGGACGCGGAACTCAGCAACCTCCCAAGTACCCGCACGCAAAGGTTGCTCCATCGGCCAAAGTCAAAGCGGCTTGCTAATGGCCTCTTTGGGGCCCCCGTCGTGGCGCAAGCCACGACGGGGTACTTAGGCCAGGAGGTCCACCGCCGCTTGGGGTACCAGGAGGTGGAGCGCATCGTCTGCTTCCGCAAGGACCTTTAGAGGGCCCGGCGGATGGCCTCGGCGTCCTCCTTGCGGTAGCCGTAAAGGGTGACCTCGAGGGTGTCCGGGGCCTTCTTGATCTCCTCCAGCATCGCCCGGGCCACGGCCTCCACGGGAAGCCCCCCTACCCCTGTGCCCAACAAGGGGAAGGCCACGGTCCTAAGGCCGAGCGCCACTGCCTTTTCCAGGGCGCTTCGGGTGGCCTTCCGCACGGTGTCTAGGCTGGCGGGTTCATCCCCCAGGACGGCAGCGTGGATCACGTAGCGCACCCCTAGGTTCCCCGCCCCCGTGACCGCGGCCTCGCCCACCCGGATGGGGCCGATGCGGTCGCACTCCTCCTGGATGGAGGGGCCCCCTTTGCGCAGGATGGCCCCCGCCACCCCGGCGCCCAGCTTCAGGTGGTTGTTGGCGGCGTTGACGATGGCGTCCCCCTGGAACGCGGTGATGTCCCCTTCTGCCACGCGGATGCGGGCCATGGCCTCATTTTCCCGTACAATGGGCCTGATGTCACGGGATATCTTGGGCCTCGAGGGGCGGATCGTCATGGTGACGGGGGCCGGCAGGGGCTTTGGACGGGCCATCGCCCATGGCTACGGGCGCAACGGGGCCACGGTCATCGCCGTGGACCCCGATGTGGAGCTGGCCACCGGGGTGGCCTCGGAGGTGGAGGCCCTCGGGGCCACGGCCATCCCCATCCGGGGGGACATGAGCGTGGTCCTGGACGTGACCACCACCTTTGAAAAGGTGGAGGAACTTTTTGGCCTATTGGACGGCATCGTCCACGTGACCACCGCCGAGAGCAAGACCCCCTTCGTGGAGCTATTGGAAGGGGAGTGGTACGACCTCATGAGCCAGGATGTGAAGTCCAGCCTCTATGTCCTGCAGCAGGGTCTGCGCCACCTGGCAGGGGGGGGATTCGTCACCTTGGTGTTGCCGCCGGCGGTGCGCATTGAGCCCCATACTCTTTCCGTGCGCCGGGCGGTGGAAGGGCTCATCGAGGGGGTCACCCGGACCTTTCCCGGGGTGCGGGTGAATGGGGTGGTGCCCTCCCGGGACCCGGTTTCCGAGGTCTACGACCAAGCCTTGGTCCGGGCGGCCCTGGGCCTGGGTTCCATGGTTTCCGAAGGGGTCCGCGGAGTGGTACTGGAGGTGGAGCTTCCCGAGCCTCCCCCGTCCCCTGAGGTCTACGAGCTCCTTAGGGAAGTGCCATGAAGTGCCCTTACTGCGGTCATCCCGACACCCGGGTGGTGGACTCCCGTCCCTCCGACGAGGGGGCGGCCATCCGCCGCCGTCGGGAGTGCCCGGCCTGTGGCCGCCGCTTCACCACCTACGAGCGCACCCAGCTGGAACCCCTCATGGTGCTGAAGCGGGACGGCCGTAGGGAACCCTTCAACCCCGATAAGCTCCTGAGGGGGCTCCTCCTGGCGTGCGAAAAGCGCCCCGTGGACCCGGAGGTTCTCCGCCGCTTTGCTTACACCTTTGAAGACCAGGCGACGGGCCCGGAGATCACCTCCGAGGAGATCGGCCTGAAGGCTATGGCCTTCTTAAGGGATCTGGACCACGTGGCCTACATCCGCTTCGCCTCCGTGTACCGGGAATTTGATTCCGTGGAGCGCTTCATCGAGGAGATCCGGCGCCTGGGGGGTGTTGACAAGAAGGAGGGGGCTTGATAGCATAGCTTTTGCTGCGCGGGCGAAAGCCCAAGCAGGGGGATCTTGAAAAGGGGAGGGAAGAGGCCAACACCAAGAAGCTGATAACGCCTTCGGGCGTTAATTTTAGTTGGAGAGTTTGATCCTGGCTCAGGGTGAACGCTGGCGGCGTGCCTAAGACATGCAAGTCGAGCGGGCTGTGGGGTTACTCACGGTCAGCGGCGGACGGGTGAGTAACGCGTGGGTGACCTACCTGGAAGAGGGGGACAACCTGGGGAAACCCAGGCTAATCCCCCATGTGGTCCTGTTCTGTGGGGCAGGACTAAAGGGGCGACCTGCTTCCGGATGGGCCCGCGTCCCATCAGCTAGTTGGTGGGGTAAAGGCCCACCAAGGCGACGACGGGTAGCCGGTCTGAGAGGATGGCCGGCCACAGGGGCACTGAGACACGGGCCCCACTCCTACGGGAGGCAGCAGTTAGGAATATTCCGCAATGGACGGAAGTCTGACGGAGCGACGCCGCTTGGAGGAGGAAGCCCTTCGGGGTGTAAACTCCTGAACTGGGGGCGAAAGCCCTGTGTAGGGGGATGACGGTACCCAGGTAATAGCGCCGGCCAACTCCGTGCCAGCAGCCGCGGTAATACGGAGGGCGCGAGCGTTACCCGGATTTACTGGGCGTAAAGGGCGTGTAGGCGGTTTGGGGCGTCCCATGTGAAAGGCCACGGCTCAACTGTGGAGGAGCGTGGGATACGCTCAAGCTAGAGGGTGGGAGAGGGTGGTGGAATTCCCGGAGTAGCGGTGAAATGCGCAGATACCGGGAGGAACGCCGATGGCGAAGGCAGCCACCTGGTCCATTTCTGACGCTGAGGCGCGAGAGCGTGGGGAGCAAACCGGATTAGATACCCGGGTAGTCCACGCCCTAAACGATGCGCGCTAGGTCTTTGGGGTATACCTGAGGGCCGAAGCCAACGCGATAAGCGCGCCGCCTGGGGAGTACGGCCGCAAGGCTGAAACTCAAAGGAATTGACGGGGGCCCGCACAAGCGGTGGAGCATGTGGTTTAATTCGAAGCAACGCGAAGAACCTTACCAGGCCTTGACATGCTAGGGAACCTAGGTGAAAGCCTGGGGTGCCCTGTGAGGGGAGCCTTAGCGCAGGTGCTGCATGGCCGTCGTCAGCTCGTGTCGTGAGATGTTGGGTTAAGTCCCGCAACGAGCGCAACCCCTGCCCTTAGTTGCCAGCGGGTTAGGCCGGGCACTCTAAGGGGACTGCCTGCGAAAGCGGGAGGAAGGCGGGGACGACGTCTGGTCATCATGGCCCTTACGGCCTGGGCGACACACGTGCTACAATGCCTACTACAGAGCGATGCGACCCAGTGATGGGGAGCGAATCGCGGAAAGGTGGGCGTAGTTCGGATTGGGGTCTGCAACCCGACCCCATGAAGCCGGAATCGCTAGTAATCGCGGATCAGCCATGCCGCGGTGAATACGTTCCCGGGCCTTGTACACACCGCCCGTCACGCCATGGGAGCGGGTTCTACCCGAAGTCGCTGGGAGCCATAGGGCAGGCGCCGAGGGTAGGGCTCGTGACTGGGGCGAAGTCGTAACAAGGTAGCTGTACCGGAAGGTGCGGCTGGATCACCTCCTTTCTAAGGAGCATGAAGCCTCTGCTCTCCCCTTTTTGAGGTCCTTTGGGGGCGCCTTCGGGCGCCCTTTTTTGTTGCCAGGAGGCGGAACAGCGTGCGGAGGAAGCGTCAGGTCCGGGTGGCCAGAAAGCGGGTGGTGTCCGCCGGGGGCGTGGTCCTTCGGGGAAGGGTTCCCGAGGTATTGGTGGTGTCCCTGAAGGGAGGGCGGGTGGTGACCCTTCCCAAGGGGCAGGTGGAACCCGGGGAGCGTTACCCGGAGACGGCGGTGCGGGAGGTGCGGGAGGAAACCGGGGTGGAGGTGTCGGTGGTTTCCTCCTTGGGCAAGGTACGCTACTACTTCACCGTGCGGAACGGAGGAGAACCGGTCACGGTGAGCAAGGAGGTGCACTACTTTCTCATGGCCTATCGCGGGGGCGAACCCAGGCCCCAGCTCACCGAGGTGGAAGCGGCCTTTTTCCTGCCTGCCTCAGAGGCCCTGGAGCGCCTTTCCTACCCCAATGAGCGGGAGATGCTCTTAAAGGCTCTGGCCCGCTGGCGTCCCTCCCGGCTGCATTCCTCCCCGGAGCCTGGGGCCTAGGGAGGGGTCTTGGGGTCTAGAAGGGCCAAGGCGGCCTCCTCCGGGGAAAGCTCCCCCCGGGCCACCCGGGCTACCAGGTCGCCCGCGCCTTGGGTCCTCTTCCGCCCCCATTCTTGGATGACGCTTTCCACCTCAAACCGGGCCCGCTCCAGGCGGTGGATCTCCAGGAGGCCGTGCTCCAGGAGGTGGCGGTGGTGGGCCTCGAGGCCCTCAAAAAGCGCCTCCACCCCTTCCCCGGTGGCCGCCACCGTGGGGAAGATAGGGGGACGCCAGCCCCCGGGGCGCGGGGGGGAGAGTTCCAGGGCGCTTTTCAGCTCTTGGATGATCCTTTCCCCGCCTGGAAGGTCAAACTTGTTCACGGCGAAGAGGTCGGCGATCTCCATGACCCCGGCCTTGAAAGCCTGGACCGCATCGCCTGCGGCGGGGGTGAGGACGAGGAGGGTGGTGTCTGCCACCCGGGCGATGTCCACCTCGCTCTGGCCTACCCCCACGGTTTCCACGAAGATGCGGTCAAAGCCGAAGGCCTCCAGAAGGGCTAAGGCGGCCACCGTGGCCCCCGCCAGACCCCCCAGGGCTCCCCTCGAGGCCAGGGAGCGGATGTAGACCCCGGGGTCCTGGTGGTGGCGCATCATGCGGATCCGGTCCCCCAGGATGGCCCCTCCGGTAAAGGGACTGGAGGGGTCCACCGCCAAGACCCCCACCCGCTCCCCCCTCTTCCTGGCCTCCAGGATCAAGCGGTCGGTGAGGGTACTCTTGCCAGCCCCGGGACTTCCGGTGATGCCCACCACCTTGGCCCGGGCCTGCCCCCGCAGGCGCTTTAAGAGCTCCTGCCCCACAGGGTGCCCCGATTCCACCAGGGTGAGGGCCCTGGCCAGGGCCCTCACATCCCCTTGGCGAAAGCGATGAAGAAGCTCTTCCCCTTGGCTTTCCTGGGCCGTCATGCTGATATTTTACGCTTTTTTGCCCTTGTGCCTTAATCCGCCAGGGCGATGCAGGCCACCTCCACCCGGACCCCCTTGGGCAGGGCCTTCACCGCCACCGTGGCCCGGGCGGGGTAGGGGGCTTGGAAGTAGTGGGCGTAGACCTCGTTGAAGGCGGGGAAGTCCTCCATGTCCGCCAGGAAGCAAGTGGTCTGCACCACCTGGGAAAGGCTGGAGCCTGCGGCCTCCAGGATGGCCTGCAAGTTCTCCATGACCTGCTCCGTCTGGGTGCGGATATCCCCTTCCACCAGGGTGCCGTCGGGCCTTAAGGGGATCTGGCCGGAGACGAAGACCATTCCCCTGGCCCGCACCGCCTGGGAGTAAGGGCCGATGGCCTGGGGGGCTTTATCCGTTCTCACCGCTTCCATGGCCTTATCCTACGCCAAAGCGGAAGAGCTTCCCCGCCAGGTTGGCTACCAGGATTTCCTGAGCCAGGGGCAAGGGCGGCACTTGAACGGCCCCCAGGCCCGTGGCCTCAAAGACCACCTGGCCCCTTTGGTCCACTGCCAGAAAACGCCCCTCCTCTGTGGCCACGTACACATGCCCGGCAGCGTAGGAAAGCCCAGCGGTCACCTTGCCTACCTCGAGGCTCCACACCTCCTCCCCCGTGGCCTGGTCCAAGGCCCTTAAAACCCCGTCCCAGGCGGCCACATAGACCCGCTCCTCGTCCAGGGCCAGCCCGCCCCAGATCTCACCCTCCACGGCGGTGTTCCAGAGGGTTTCCCGGCTTAAAGGGTCAAAGGCGTAGACCTCCCCTTCCCAGGTGGGGATGAAAAGCACCCCCCGGTAGGCGGACACGGGGGCGTGCACGGGGCCGGTTCTC is part of the Thermus caldilimi genome and harbors:
- a CDS encoding NUDIX hydrolase translates to MRRKRQVRVARKRVVSAGGVVLRGRVPEVLVVSLKGGRVVTLPKGQVEPGERYPETAVREVREETGVEVSVVSSLGKVRYYFTVRNGGEPVTVSKEVHYFLMAYRGGEPRPQLTEVEAAFFLPASEALERLSYPNEREMLLKALARWRPSRLHSSPEPGA
- a CDS encoding RidA family protein, translated to MEAVRTDKAPQAIGPYSQAVRARGMVFVSGQIPLRPDGTLVEGDIRTQTEQVMENLQAILEAAGSSLSQVVQTTCFLADMEDFPAFNEVYAHYFQAPYPARATVAVKALPKGVRVEVACIALAD
- a CDS encoding peptidylprolyl isomerase — encoded protein: MGVRALLLGLLVVLGACKGESMKPLPYLSEKPVRSFKAPEAVLEPGKDYYARLKTSKGDILLDLLEKEAPNTVNSFVFLALHRYFEGVEWHRVIPGFVAQTGDPTGTGRGGPGYAFGLEIAPGLAFDREGMVGMARTQDPNSNGSQFFITLAPTPHLTGQYTLFAQVAEGMEVVRRLTPTEGPGAGRERDKILSVEILVKE
- a CDS encoding SDR family NAD(P)-dependent oxidoreductase, which encodes MSRDILGLEGRIVMVTGAGRGFGRAIAHGYGRNGATVIAVDPDVELATGVASEVEALGATAIPIRGDMSVVLDVTTTFEKVEELFGLLDGIVHVTTAESKTPFVELLEGEWYDLMSQDVKSSLYVLQQGLRHLAGGGFVTLVLPPAVRIEPHTLSVRRAVEGLIEGVTRTFPGVRVNGVVPSRDPVSEVYDQALVRAALGLGSMVSEGVRGVVLEVELPEPPPSPEVYELLREVP
- the dcd gene encoding dCTP deaminase is translated as MIKPDWWIREMAKKGMIEPFEERLVREGVISYGLSSFGYDLRAAPEWKIFTNVFSTVVDPKGFDPRSFVEYEGEEVIIPPNSFALTRSVEYIRMPENVIAIALGKSTYARCGIVANVTPLEPGWEGHVTLEISNTTPLPAKVYANEGIVQIVFLEGPRPETTYKDRQGKYQGQRGITLPRV
- a CDS encoding GNAT family N-acetyltransferase, whose translation is MRSRVRPLRPEDLPTYLALRLALWPEGGDDLKEVEGLLQDPDQAAFGAEVEGQLVGFVEASLRPYAEGCDTRPVGYLEGWYVAPEWRGQGIGRALAEAAEARARARGCREMASDAELSNLPSTRTQRLLHRPKSKRLANGLFGAPVVAQATTGYLGQEVHRRLGYQEVERIVCFRKDL
- the nrdR gene encoding transcriptional regulator NrdR, whose protein sequence is MKCPYCGHPDTRVVDSRPSDEGAAIRRRRECPACGRRFTTYERTQLEPLMVLKRDGRREPFNPDKLLRGLLLACEKRPVDPEVLRRFAYTFEDQATGPEITSEEIGLKAMAFLRDLDHVAYIRFASVYREFDSVERFIEEIRRLGGVDKKEGA
- the meaB gene encoding methylmalonyl Co-A mutase-associated GTPase MeaB; translated protein: MTAQESQGEELLHRFRQGDVRALARALTLVESGHPVGQELLKRLRGQARAKVVGITGSPGAGKSTLTDRLILEARKRGERVGVLAVDPSSPFTGGAILGDRIRMMRHHQDPGVYIRSLASRGALGGLAGATVAALALLEAFGFDRIFVETVGVGQSEVDIARVADTTLLVLTPAAGDAVQAFKAGVMEIADLFAVNKFDLPGGERIIQELKSALELSPPRPGGWRPPIFPTVAATGEGVEALFEGLEAHHRHLLEHGLLEIHRLERARFEVESVIQEWGRKRTQGAGDLVARVARGELSPEEAALALLDPKTPP
- a CDS encoding putative Ig domain-containing protein; amino-acid sequence: MRKLWPLFLLLVACGTQDSTGVGMEPLRLTSTSLPPAYLGEAYTATFSAEGGVRPYTFSLEGKLPQGLAFQGGRITGVPREKGQFPVTLTVEDGAKNSRVQRLTLTVSDPPPPRLTLVAPPAQVEGPFLLLGRVEVRETLGFQLELPLRDLNPDLASLKVVSPVYLLDYDAEAGLLRLDVAFARPLKDQEAFHLLLTPQKALTPRFSPRVVFYDKEGKPLGEALKRGRPFADLLQLAQNWGKEGKELKGDLNGDGKVDGADLQALGQGYYLKASPPPPAGGEGSQGQGEGNAP
- a CDS encoding macro domain-containing protein encodes the protein MARIRVAEGDITAFQGDAIVNAANNHLKLGAGVAGAILRKGGPSIQEECDRIGPIRVGEAAVTGAGNLGVRYVIHAAVLGDEPASLDTVRKATRSALEKAVALGLRTVAFPLLGTGVGGLPVEAVARAMLEEIKKAPDTLEVTLYGYRKEDAEAIRRAL